A DNA window from Acidimicrobiia bacterium contains the following coding sequences:
- the lexA gene encoding transcriptional repressor LexA gives MAGNAPELTDRQRQVLEFVDSEVRTRGYPPSVREIGEAVGLSSSSTVHAHLAALQDKGYLRRDPTKPRAIEVSLDPSSGAAVERRPVRHVPLVGDIAAGTGVLAAENVEETLPIAEDLTGGGDLFMLRVRGDSMIRAGIHDGDLVVVRSQETADNGDVVAAGIPGGEATVKTFLRRRDRIVLRPENDDLDEMVFDPDDVTVYGRVVTVLRRL, from the coding sequence ATGGCAGGAAACGCACCGGAGCTCACAGACCGGCAGCGCCAGGTCCTCGAGTTCGTCGACAGCGAGGTCCGAACACGCGGCTACCCGCCGAGCGTGCGGGAGATCGGAGAGGCCGTGGGCCTCTCGTCGAGTTCCACCGTCCACGCCCATCTCGCCGCCCTCCAGGACAAGGGCTACCTGCGGCGCGACCCCACGAAGCCCCGGGCCATCGAGGTGTCACTCGACCCCAGCTCGGGCGCCGCCGTCGAGCGACGCCCGGTCCGCCACGTCCCCCTGGTGGGCGACATCGCCGCGGGCACCGGCGTCCTGGCCGCCGAGAACGTCGAGGAGACCCTCCCGATCGCCGAGGACCTCACCGGTGGCGGCGACCTCTTCATGCTTCGGGTGCGCGGCGACTCGATGATCCGAGCCGGCATCCACGACGGCGACCTCGTCGTGGTGCGCAGCCAGGAGACCGCCGACAACGGCGACGTGGTGGCCGCCGGCATCCCCGGCGGCGAGGCGACCGTCAAGACGTTCCTCCGGCGCCGCGACCGGATCGTGCTGCGTCCCGAGAACGACGACCTCGACGAGATGGTCTTCGACCCCGACGACGTCACTGTCTACGGCCGCGTCGTCACCGTTCTGCGCCGCCTGTAG
- a CDS encoding HAD-IC family P-type ATPase — protein MGIETDRNHHELPAHEVLVLVETDAHVGLDAGEARDRLRRFGHNVLPPVHRRGPLLRFLLQFHNPLIYILLVAAAATLALGETVDAGVILGVVLINAVIGYVQESRAEAALDALVAMTRTAATVVRDGTTRRISSDDVVPGDLVMLEAGDKVPADLRLIEVEDLEVDESALTGESVAARKEQTVLPTGTVLGDRANMAYSSTLVSRGRGRGVAVATGAQTEIGTIHRLVGTATDVETPLTRKIAQFSKLLTVAILALAAVTFAIGFARGEPAGEMLTAAVALAVGAIPEGLPPVVTITLAIGVSRMARRHAIVRKLPAVETLGGTTVICTDKTGTLTRNEMTVRELWAGGEAFQVTGDGYSPGGRLERDGRRVDVATVPAVRDCLVAGVACNDTRIDDRDGGVEVVGDPTEAALLVSGAHADVDRESVAEALPRLDSLPFESETRYMATLHEPDGSGPPVVYIKGATEMIVGLADAQLDADGAQIDLDAGRILAEANALAGRALRVLAFARAELPKEAGLGHDHLREAHVVFLGLQAMADPPRSEAVSAVAACRSAGIGVKMVTGDHVATARAIADEFGLVESAGDGQTAGAVMDGNDLAACGDDDLPDAAERASVFARVSPEQKLRLVRALQSRGHVVAMTGDGVNDAPALRQADIGIAMGRSGTEVAKEASDMVLTDDNFATIEAAAEEGRGVFDNLTKFIVWALPTSMGEGLVILVAIIAGSTLPILPVQVLWVNMTTAVALGIALAFEPRESDVMLRPPRDPSMPLLTPTLVWRIALVSFLMVLGAFGLFHLELANGASDAAARTVAVNVFVMIELTYLFNCRSLERSIVSVGVFSNRWVIAGSLAMIVLQVLFTYVPAMNTLFHTAPINVGAWARIAAVAVGVFAVVGTEKLLRRARARVADGR, from the coding sequence GTGGGTATCGAGACGGACCGGAACCACCACGAGCTCCCCGCGCACGAGGTCCTCGTTCTCGTCGAGACCGACGCGCACGTCGGGCTGGATGCCGGGGAGGCCCGAGACCGGCTCCGTCGCTTCGGCCACAACGTTCTCCCCCCGGTCCACCGGCGCGGGCCCCTCCTTCGTTTCCTGCTCCAATTCCACAATCCGCTCATCTACATCCTCCTGGTCGCCGCCGCAGCCACCCTCGCTCTGGGCGAGACCGTCGACGCCGGCGTGATCCTCGGCGTCGTGCTGATCAACGCCGTGATCGGATACGTCCAGGAGTCCCGTGCCGAGGCAGCGCTCGACGCGCTGGTGGCGATGACGCGAACCGCGGCGACAGTTGTGCGCGACGGCACAACGCGTCGTATCTCGTCGGACGATGTCGTGCCGGGCGACCTCGTGATGCTCGAAGCGGGCGACAAGGTTCCGGCAGATCTCCGGCTCATCGAGGTGGAGGACCTGGAAGTCGACGAGTCCGCCCTGACCGGCGAGTCGGTGGCGGCTCGTAAGGAGCAGACCGTCCTTCCGACCGGGACCGTGCTCGGTGACCGCGCCAACATGGCCTACTCGAGCACGCTCGTGAGCCGCGGCCGTGGGCGCGGCGTCGCGGTCGCCACGGGCGCGCAGACCGAGATCGGGACGATCCACCGCCTCGTCGGAACCGCCACCGACGTCGAGACTCCACTGACACGCAAGATCGCCCAGTTCAGCAAGCTGTTGACCGTGGCGATTCTCGCTCTCGCTGCGGTCACCTTCGCGATCGGCTTCGCACGCGGTGAACCGGCGGGGGAGATGCTCACCGCCGCCGTCGCGCTCGCCGTGGGGGCGATCCCCGAAGGACTGCCACCCGTCGTGACGATCACGTTGGCCATCGGCGTCAGCAGGATGGCGCGGCGCCACGCGATCGTCCGGAAACTCCCCGCCGTCGAAACTCTCGGCGGAACGACCGTGATCTGCACCGACAAGACGGGCACGCTCACGCGAAACGAGATGACTGTGCGGGAGTTGTGGGCGGGCGGTGAGGCGTTCCAGGTGACGGGTGACGGATACTCACCGGGCGGGCGACTGGAACGTGATGGCCGCCGCGTCGACGTCGCGACGGTTCCAGCGGTCCGAGATTGTCTCGTCGCCGGCGTCGCGTGCAACGACACCCGCATCGACGACCGTGACGGGGGTGTCGAGGTCGTGGGTGATCCGACGGAGGCGGCACTCCTCGTGTCGGGTGCCCATGCGGATGTGGACCGCGAGTCCGTGGCCGAGGCACTCCCCCGGCTCGACAGTCTTCCCTTCGAGTCCGAGACCCGCTACATGGCGACGCTGCACGAGCCCGACGGTTCGGGCCCGCCTGTCGTCTACATCAAGGGTGCGACGGAGATGATCGTGGGCCTCGCCGACGCGCAACTCGACGCCGACGGGGCCCAGATCGATCTCGACGCCGGGCGGATCCTGGCCGAAGCCAACGCGTTGGCCGGCAGGGCGCTGCGCGTCCTCGCCTTCGCCCGGGCGGAGCTCCCCAAGGAGGCAGGTCTCGGTCACGACCATCTCCGTGAGGCGCACGTGGTCTTCCTCGGGCTCCAGGCCATGGCGGATCCGCCTCGCTCCGAGGCGGTCAGCGCTGTCGCGGCCTGCCGGTCCGCCGGAATCGGCGTGAAGATGGTCACCGGGGACCACGTCGCAACGGCGCGGGCGATTGCCGACGAGTTCGGCCTGGTCGAGTCCGCCGGCGACGGCCAGACGGCGGGAGCCGTCATGGACGGCAACGATCTCGCCGCCTGCGGCGACGACGACCTCCCGGACGCTGCCGAGAGGGCGAGCGTGTTCGCGCGAGTCTCGCCGGAGCAGAAGCTGCGACTCGTTCGTGCTCTCCAGAGTCGTGGGCACGTCGTCGCCATGACCGGAGACGGCGTCAACGACGCGCCGGCCCTGCGACAGGCCGACATCGGCATCGCGATGGGCCGCAGCGGAACCGAGGTCGCCAAAGAGGCGAGCGACATGGTTCTCACCGACGACAACTTCGCCACGATCGAGGCCGCGGCCGAAGAGGGCCGAGGCGTGTTCGACAACCTGACCAAGTTCATCGTCTGGGCCCTGCCCACGAGCATGGGTGAGGGCCTCGTCATTCTCGTTGCCATCATCGCCGGCTCGACGTTGCCGATCCTGCCCGTTCAGGTGCTCTGGGTGAACATGACCACCGCCGTGGCACTCGGGATCGCGTTGGCCTTCGAGCCCCGGGAGAGTGACGTGATGCTCCGACCTCCGAGGGATCCGTCGATGCCGCTGCTCACCCCGACACTCGTGTGGAGGATCGCACTCGTCTCGTTCCTCATGGTCCTGGGCGCCTTCGGGCTGTTTCACCTGGAGTTGGCCAACGGAGCCTCCGATGCGGCCGCACGGACGGTGGCCGTCAACGTCTTCGTGATGATCGAGCTCACGTATCTGTTCAACTGCCGCTCACTCGAACGGTCGATCGTCAGCGTCGGCGTCTTCAGCAACCGGTGGGTGATCGCGGGCTCTCTCGCGATGATCGTCCTCCAGGTGCTCTTCACCTATGTGCCGGCGATGAACACGCTCTTCCACACTGCGCCGATCAACGTCGGTGCATGGGCGCGCATCGCGGCGGTCGCGGTGGGAGTGTTCGCTGTCGTCGGCACGGAGAAACTCCTTCGCCGAGCGCGTGCCCGGGTCGCCGACGGCCGGTGA
- the dapE gene encoding succinyl-diaminopimelate desuccinylase has protein sequence MTTPASAIAAVRDVPADDLMMLTEALVAVPSVSHRETDLADAIEARLGSLGGMMAVERVGDNVVARTALGADERILIGGHLDTVPENGNLPGKRDGDVLRGLGASDMKGGLAVMLRLAEEAAASRHDLTLVFYVGEEVAEEHNGLRDLFEHRPDLVEADMAVLMEPTDGWVEAGCQGTIHLRADFEGARAHTARPWKGENALHRAGHMLARLDGHEAPTVTVEGLEFRESLQAVHVEGGVARNVVPDRCSVVVNRRYAPGPTPEEAVARTEALLPEADSLEVVAVSPAAPPGLSDPLVAEFVGTLDLRVRPKLGWTDVARFTAHGVPALNFGPGDPEVAHTAGEWVDRASLEGAHRVLAWFLGIDRSDPTP, from the coding sequence GTGACAACACCCGCCTCGGCAATCGCCGCCGTTCGGGACGTTCCCGCCGACGACCTGATGATGCTCACCGAGGCACTCGTGGCCGTTCCGTCGGTGAGTCACCGGGAAACGGATCTCGCCGACGCAATCGAGGCACGTCTCGGCTCGTTGGGCGGCATGATGGCGGTCGAACGGGTCGGCGACAACGTCGTGGCGCGCACCGCCCTGGGAGCCGACGAACGGATCCTCATCGGCGGGCATCTCGACACGGTCCCCGAGAACGGGAACCTTCCCGGGAAGCGCGACGGTGACGTGCTCCGGGGTCTCGGAGCCTCCGACATGAAAGGCGGGCTGGCTGTCATGCTGCGGCTCGCCGAGGAGGCCGCCGCCTCGCGCCACGATCTCACACTGGTCTTCTACGTGGGCGAGGAGGTCGCCGAGGAGCACAACGGGCTCCGGGATCTCTTCGAGCACCGACCCGACCTCGTCGAGGCCGACATGGCGGTCCTCATGGAGCCCACCGACGGATGGGTCGAAGCGGGGTGCCAGGGAACGATCCACCTGCGGGCCGACTTCGAAGGCGCACGGGCACACACGGCACGCCCGTGGAAAGGGGAGAACGCCCTCCATCGCGCCGGGCACATGCTGGCGCGCCTCGACGGGCACGAGGCCCCGACGGTGACCGTCGAAGGCCTGGAGTTCCGTGAGTCGCTGCAGGCCGTGCACGTGGAGGGTGGTGTCGCCCGCAACGTCGTGCCCGACCGGTGTTCGGTGGTGGTGAACCGTCGCTATGCCCCCGGGCCGACACCGGAGGAGGCCGTGGCCCGGACCGAGGCGCTGCTGCCGGAAGCCGACAGCCTCGAGGTGGTCGCGGTCTCACCGGCCGCTCCGCCGGGCCTGTCCGACCCACTCGTCGCCGAGTTCGTGGGCACGCTCGACCTCCGTGTCCGACCCAAGCTGGGGTGGACCGACGTGGCGCGATTCACCGCGCACGGAGTTCCGGCGCTGAACTTCGGGCCCGGCGACCCCGAGGTCGCGCACACGGCGGGTGAGTGGGTCGACCGCGCGTCGCTCGAGGGCGCTCACCGGGTGTTGGCGTGGTTCCTCGGGATCGACCGCTCCGATCCGACCCCCTGA
- a CDS encoding 2,3,4,5-tetrahydropyridine-2,6-dicarboxylate N-succinyltransferase yields MADLRETIDALYEARDDVTAVMPRDEARAAVEEAIGRLDTGEARVAEVVDGDVVVHDWAKRAVLLLFRLSDMATTELGPFEYADKLPLKSGYAAAGVRVVPGASARRGAFLDRGVTMMPSYVNIGAYVGADTLVDTWATVGSCAQIGERVHLSGGVGIGGVLEPPQAAPVVVEDDAFLGSRSIVVEGARVRRGAKLGAGVILTSSTPVIDSETGDTVSKGDIPERAIAISAIRPREFPGGTFGLPSVLILRYLDEGEEHDKLKLEAVLREHGVAP; encoded by the coding sequence GTGGCCGATCTGAGAGAGACCATCGACGCGCTCTACGAGGCGCGCGACGACGTCACAGCTGTGATGCCACGCGACGAGGCCCGCGCCGCCGTCGAGGAGGCAATCGGCCGACTCGACACGGGCGAGGCCCGTGTGGCGGAGGTGGTCGACGGCGATGTCGTCGTCCACGACTGGGCCAAGCGGGCCGTCCTCCTCCTGTTCCGCCTGTCCGACATGGCGACGACGGAGCTGGGTCCCTTCGAGTACGCCGACAAGCTGCCCCTCAAGTCCGGTTACGCGGCCGCCGGGGTGCGGGTCGTGCCCGGCGCCTCGGCCCGCCGGGGAGCGTTCCTCGACCGTGGTGTCACGATGATGCCGTCGTACGTGAACATCGGCGCCTACGTCGGTGCGGACACGCTGGTCGACACCTGGGCCACCGTCGGCAGCTGCGCGCAGATCGGTGAACGTGTCCACCTGTCCGGCGGTGTCGGGATCGGGGGAGTCCTCGAGCCGCCGCAGGCCGCACCCGTGGTCGTGGAGGACGACGCGTTCCTCGGCTCGCGCTCGATCGTCGTGGAGGGAGCACGGGTCCGGCGCGGGGCCAAGCTCGGTGCCGGCGTGATCCTCACGTCGTCGACGCCGGTGATCGACTCCGAGACGGGGGACACCGTCTCGAAGGGCGACATCCCCGAGCGCGCGATCGCCATCTCGGCCATCCGGCCCCGGGAGTTCCCCGGCGGCACCTTCGGGCTGCCGTCCGTCCTGATCCTCCGCTACCTCGACGAGGGCGAGGAGCACGACAAGCTCAAGCTCGAGGCGGTGCTGCGGGAGCACGGGGTGGCGCCGTGA
- the dapC gene encoding succinyldiaminopimelate transaminase: protein MATGTGFEPPPYPHDQLGALRRLADVAPGGILDCSVGSPTDPVPDVVVQALREGAEPGYPPSVGTTDFRTAASAWMERRLGVSVEADHVVASVGTKELVASLPRVLSLRAPGRDKVLYPAVSYPTYAMGARLAGLNPVAVQLTDDWHLDLDSIDPADAEGALVLWVNEPANPTGSTGDAERFTRIVDWARERRVVVASDECYVEFTGMDGSDPAPATVLSAGSDGVLAVHSLSKRSNMAGLRAGFVAGDPELVEYLGLVRKHAGLMVPAPVQAAATAALQDDAHVEEQRRRYIERRSEALATLEPFGIVHDGGPATFYLWLRSADGTDDGWELAGRLAEAGTLVAPGDLYGPAGADHVRLALVHPAETLAAALGRLGQ from the coding sequence ATGGCCACCGGCACCGGCTTCGAGCCGCCTCCCTACCCCCACGACCAGCTCGGGGCGCTCCGGCGGCTCGCCGACGTCGCACCCGGGGGGATCCTCGACTGCTCGGTGGGCTCGCCCACCGATCCCGTACCCGACGTGGTCGTCCAGGCTCTTCGTGAGGGCGCCGAGCCGGGGTACCCACCCTCGGTCGGGACAACCGACTTCCGCACGGCGGCCTCGGCGTGGATGGAGCGACGCCTGGGCGTGTCGGTGGAGGCGGATCACGTCGTGGCGTCGGTCGGCACCAAGGAGCTGGTGGCGTCACTACCGAGGGTGCTCAGCCTGCGGGCTCCGGGGCGTGACAAGGTCCTGTACCCCGCCGTCTCGTACCCGACCTACGCCATGGGCGCCCGGCTCGCAGGGTTGAACCCCGTGGCGGTGCAGCTCACCGACGACTGGCACCTCGACCTCGACAGCATCGACCCTGCCGATGCCGAGGGCGCCCTCGTGCTCTGGGTGAACGAGCCCGCCAATCCCACCGGCTCCACCGGTGACGCAGAGCGCTTCACACGCATCGTCGACTGGGCCCGCGAGCGGCGCGTCGTCGTGGCGAGCGACGAGTGCTACGTGGAGTTCACGGGGATGGACGGCTCCGACCCGGCCCCCGCGACGGTGTTGAGCGCCGGCTCCGACGGCGTCCTCGCTGTGCACTCGCTCTCCAAGCGCTCCAACATGGCCGGGCTCCGTGCCGGTTTCGTGGCGGGCGACCCCGAGCTCGTGGAGTATCTGGGCCTCGTCCGCAAGCACGCGGGGCTGATGGTGCCCGCTCCGGTTCAGGCCGCCGCCACCGCAGCACTCCAGGACGACGCGCACGTCGAGGAGCAGCGCCGGCGCTACATCGAGCGGCGTTCCGAGGCTCTCGCAACCCTGGAGCCGTTCGGAATCGTGCACGACGGTGGCCCGGCCACCTTCTACCTGTGGCTCCGCTCAGCCGACGGAACCGACGACGGCTGGGAGCTCGCCGGGCGACTGGCGGAAGCCGGAACGCTCGTCGCTCCCGGTGATCTCTACGGGCCCGCGGGCGCCGACCACGTGCGACTGGCCCTCGTGCATCCGGCGGAGACCCTCGCGGCGGCTCTCGGGCGGCTCGGGCAGTAG
- the hflX gene encoding GTPase HflX, which produces MTRSHQNRGRRRLTATETDLAVVEQRALLVAVAADAEIETAERSLEELELLVDTAGARPVDIVLQRRDAPDTAGYVGSGKMAELADRCAADDIDVVIVDDELTPAQQANLEQACRVDVVDRVALILDIFAQHASSQEGMVQVELAQLRYRLPRLRGRGVELSRLGAGIGTRGPGETKLETDRRRILRRVSHLERDLERLRRTRATQRRARRRHAVPAVALVGYTNAGKSTLLNRLTGAELLVADQLFSTLDPSTRRLELPGGETVVLSDTVGFVQKLPHQLVEAFRSTLEEVTHADLLVHVVDGSAPDPSGQIAAVRAVLSEIGADGVPELVAVNKTDRADPHVVAGLLRDEEACAVSAATGDGVEELRDRIGSRLRARHAVLELRVPFERGDVMAALHRSGQVLEATHDDDATTVRARLAPEDHGRFAEFAVSE; this is translated from the coding sequence GTGACGCGCTCCCACCAGAACCGCGGTCGCCGGCGGCTCACCGCCACCGAGACCGACCTGGCCGTCGTCGAGCAGCGGGCGCTGCTCGTGGCCGTCGCCGCCGACGCGGAGATCGAGACTGCCGAGCGGTCACTCGAAGAGCTGGAGCTCCTCGTCGACACCGCGGGCGCCCGCCCGGTCGACATCGTGCTGCAGCGTCGGGACGCCCCCGACACGGCCGGCTACGTGGGCTCGGGCAAGATGGCCGAGCTGGCCGACCGGTGCGCCGCCGACGACATCGACGTCGTGATCGTCGACGACGAGCTGACGCCGGCCCAGCAGGCCAACCTCGAACAGGCCTGCCGGGTCGACGTCGTCGACCGGGTCGCCCTGATCCTCGACATCTTCGCCCAGCACGCCTCCAGCCAGGAGGGGATGGTGCAGGTCGAGCTCGCACAGCTCCGCTACCGGCTTCCACGCCTCCGCGGTCGGGGGGTCGAGCTCAGCCGCCTCGGCGCCGGCATCGGAACACGCGGGCCCGGTGAGACGAAGCTCGAGACCGACCGCCGCCGGATCCTGCGCCGTGTGTCACATCTCGAGCGCGATCTCGAGCGCCTCCGTCGCACGCGGGCGACACAGCGCCGGGCCCGCCGCCGACACGCCGTCCCCGCCGTGGCGCTCGTCGGCTACACCAACGCGGGCAAGTCGACGCTGCTCAACCGTCTCACGGGCGCCGAGCTCCTCGTGGCCGACCAGCTGTTCTCCACCCTCGACCCCTCGACCCGACGTCTCGAGCTCCCCGGCGGTGAGACGGTCGTGCTCTCCGACACCGTCGGGTTCGTGCAGAAGCTCCCGCACCAGCTCGTGGAGGCTTTCCGTTCCACGCTCGAGGAGGTCACTCACGCCGATCTCCTCGTCCACGTGGTCGACGGGTCTGCTCCCGATCCGTCGGGTCAGATCGCAGCTGTGCGCGCCGTTCTGTCGGAGATCGGCGCCGACGGTGTGCCGGAGCTGGTTGCCGTCAACAAGACCGACAGAGCCGATCCCCATGTCGTGGCCGGCCTCCTGAGAGACGAGGAGGCCTGCGCTGTGTCGGCCGCCACGGGTGACGGCGTCGAGGAGCTCCGTGATCGGATCGGCTCGCGACTGCGCGCCCGTCATGCCGTTCTCGAGCTGCGTGTTCCCTTCGAGCGGGGCGACGTCATGGCGGCGCTGCACCGGTCGGGGCAGGTCCTCGAGGCGACACACGACGACGACGCGACGACCGTCCGGGCGCGCCTCGCTCCCGAAGACCACGGGCGATTCGCCGAGTTCGCCGTGAGTGAGTGA
- the dapF gene encoding diaminopimelate epimerase: MMPVTLSKLQATGNDFLVQVALDDAWRPDAATVARLCDRHRGIGADGYIALLDGDDGADAAMVLRNADGGVAEMSGNGMRTLAWVADREGLTRGDRLVVDTGSGRRTVDLERDGRGGVVAAAVDMGPVTFDPAAIPVDAESPFGLTASVHGTEYGGDAAGMGNPHWVLLVDDPDTAHVETHGPRLSTDERFPAGANVEFVHVTSRSALRMRVCERGIGETLSCGTGACAAAAVTHRRGLTDTEVDVIVPGGTLRVSLGETVRLGGPVRHVFDVEVDPDTIEAA, encoded by the coding sequence ATGATGCCCGTCACGCTCTCGAAACTCCAGGCCACCGGGAACGACTTCCTGGTCCAGGTCGCGCTCGACGACGCCTGGCGCCCCGACGCGGCCACCGTCGCCCGCCTCTGCGACCGGCACCGTGGCATCGGCGCCGACGGCTACATCGCGCTCCTCGACGGCGACGACGGCGCCGACGCGGCGATGGTCCTGCGCAACGCCGACGGCGGTGTGGCCGAGATGAGCGGCAACGGTATGCGGACCCTGGCGTGGGTCGCCGACAGGGAGGGCCTGACACGTGGCGACCGCCTCGTCGTCGACACCGGGAGTGGCCGCCGAACCGTCGATCTCGAACGCGACGGCCGGGGCGGTGTGGTCGCCGCCGCGGTCGACATGGGCCCGGTCACCTTCGATCCTGCGGCCATCCCGGTCGACGCCGAGTCACCGTTCGGGCTCACGGCCTCTGTCCACGGCACCGAATATGGAGGCGACGCGGCCGGGATGGGGAATCCCCACTGGGTCCTTCTCGTCGACGATCCCGACACCGCACACGTCGAAACCCACGGCCCCCGTCTCAGCACCGACGAGCGGTTTCCGGCCGGCGCCAACGTGGAGTTCGTACACGTCACGTCGCGTTCCGCTTTGCGAATGCGCGTCTGTGAACGTGGCATCGGCGAGACCCTGTCGTGCGGAACGGGTGCCTGCGCCGCCGCCGCCGTCACACACCGTCGGGGCCTCACCGACACCGAGGTCGATGTGATCGTGCCCGGGGGGACACTCCGGGTGTCGCTCGGTGAGACGGTCCGTCTCGGCGGTCCCGTGCGCCACGTCTTCGACGTCGAGGTCGACCCCGACACGATCGAGGCCGCGTGA
- the miaA gene encoding tRNA (adenosine(37)-N6)-dimethylallyltransferase MiaA, producing MTAHLALVGPTASGKSMLALAVAEGLGDVEIVSMDSMQVYRGMDIGTAKPTTVDRSRIPHHMIDLAGPAESWSVVRFRDAAREVVAAIEERGRRALLAGGTGLYVQAVIDDLRFPGDDPALRADLEEETRTSSGLARAYARLGELDPVAAWRIDGHNRRRIVRALEVTLSTGQLFSSFGPGVGTFGPSVFPVSMAGVWLPRRVVAARIEARVAAMRDRGLVEEVRELLDAPGGLGRTASQAIGYADIAHALENSATVGDDVFAAIARRTRSFARRQRMWFRRDPRVTWYGTAGNPDALTPALLAGWKR from the coding sequence GTGACCGCACACCTGGCCCTCGTGGGGCCCACCGCGTCGGGAAAGTCCATGCTGGCGCTGGCGGTCGCCGAGGGACTCGGCGATGTCGAGATCGTCTCGATGGACTCCATGCAGGTCTACCGGGGCATGGACATCGGAACGGCCAAACCGACCACCGTCGACCGGTCGCGCATTCCACACCACATGATCGACCTCGCCGGACCTGCCGAGTCGTGGTCGGTCGTGCGGTTCCGTGACGCCGCGCGTGAGGTTGTCGCCGCCATCGAGGAGCGCGGCCGTCGCGCACTCCTGGCGGGAGGCACCGGTCTCTACGTCCAGGCCGTCATCGACGATCTCCGGTTCCCCGGCGACGATCCTGCGCTCCGGGCCGACCTCGAGGAGGAGACCCGGACGTCGAGCGGGTTGGCGCGTGCCTACGCGCGCCTCGGCGAGCTCGATCCTGTCGCGGCCTGGAGGATCGACGGGCACAACAGGCGGCGGATCGTCCGCGCCCTCGAGGTGACGCTGTCGACCGGGCAACTCTTCTCGTCGTTCGGGCCGGGGGTCGGCACCTTCGGACCGAGCGTGTTCCCGGTCAGCATGGCGGGGGTCTGGCTCCCACGGCGCGTCGTGGCCGCACGTATCGAGGCGAGGGTCGCGGCGATGCGCGACCGGGGCCTGGTCGAGGAGGTTCGCGAGCTCCTCGACGCTCCGGGGGGCCTCGGTCGCACCGCGTCCCAGGCCATCGGCTACGCCGACATCGCCCACGCGCTCGAGAACAGCGCAACCGTGGGAGACGACGTGTTCGCCGCCATCGCGCGCCGCACACGTTCCTTCGCCCGACGCCAGCGGATGTGGTTCCGCCGTGATCCACGCGTCACCTGGTACGGGACGGCGGGAAACCCCGACGCACTCACCCCCGCGCTCCTGGCAGGCTGGAAGCGATGA